In one Streptomyces venezuelae genomic region, the following are encoded:
- the pdxT gene encoding pyridoxal 5'-phosphate synthase glutaminase subunit PdxT: protein MTTPVGDTSRADTPVVGVLALQGDVREHLIALASADAVARPVRRPEELAEVDGLVIPGGESTTISKLATLFGLMEPLRARVREGMPVYGSCAGMIMLADKILDPRSGQETVGGIDMIVRRNAFGRQNESFEAAVDVRGVEGAPVEGVFIRAPWVESVGAEVEVLAEHEGHIVAVRQGNALATSFHPELTGDHRIHALFVEMARGNPRAGS from the coding sequence ATGACCACTCCCGTAGGTGACACCTCCAGGGCGGACACCCCTGTGGTGGGCGTCCTCGCCCTCCAGGGGGACGTACGGGAGCACCTGATCGCCCTGGCCTCGGCGGACGCCGTGGCCAGGCCGGTCCGGCGTCCCGAGGAGCTCGCCGAGGTCGACGGCCTGGTCATCCCCGGCGGCGAGTCCACCACCATCTCCAAGCTGGCCACTCTTTTCGGCCTGATGGAGCCCCTACGCGCGCGCGTGCGGGAAGGCATGCCGGTCTACGGCAGCTGCGCCGGCATGATCATGCTCGCCGACAAGATCCTCGACCCGCGCTCGGGCCAGGAGACGGTGGGCGGCATCGACATGATCGTGCGGCGCAACGCCTTCGGGCGGCAGAACGAGTCGTTCGAGGCGGCCGTCGACGTCCGGGGCGTCGAAGGGGCCCCCGTGGAGGGCGTCTTCATCCGTGCGCCCTGGGTGGAGTCCGTCGGCGCCGAGGTCGAGGTGCTCGCCGAACACGAGGGTCACATCGTCGCCGTACGCCAGGGCAACGCCCTCGCGACGTCGTTCCACCCCGAGCTGACGGGCGACCACCGGATCCACGCGCTGTTCGTGGAGATGGCGCGGG